The Pseudomonas sp. S06B 330 genome contains the following window.
CGCTGGCCAGCCCCGAAGCCACCGCCTGCGGCGGCTCATCAGCAAGCAGAAACAGCTTCTGACAACCTTCCAGGCGCCCCGCCCAAGGCTCGCCCGGCAAACGCCAAGCACCTTCAACGGCAGGCTCAGCCTGCAGGAAGGACAATTCATAGACGACTTCGGGATGAACCTTCTGGGCAACCCGCAAAACCTCTTCAGCCAGCGCCAGGGTCAGGGCTTTGGTGCTGGGCCAGATGAGAAAACCGATGCGCTGGGTGGTCATGGGGTGCGGTCCGAAACCTGAGGGAGGTCAAGAAGATAGAGCCTGGTCATGCTGCGATGAATTCGCAGCATGACCCATGTTGGTGCAAGACGGCAATCTTACTTCAAGCTGCCAGACAGGAACTGCTGCAAACGTTCGGATTGCGGATTGACCAGCACCTCACGTGGGTTGCCGCTCTCTTCCACCAGTCCCTTATGCAGGAACACCAGCTGGTTCGACACCTCGCGAGCAAAGCCCATTTCGTGGGTCACCACCACCATGGTCCGGCCTTCCTGGGCCAATGCCTGCATCACCTTGAGCACATCGCCGACCAGCTCAGGGTCGAGCGCCGAAGTCGGCTCGTCGAACAACATTACTTCCGGCTCCATGGCCAGGGCTCGAGCAATCGCTACTCGCTGCTGCTCGCCCCCGGACATATGCCCAGGATAGGCATCTTTGCGATGCGCCACACCGACCTTGGCCAAGTAATGCTCAGCCTTTTCCAAGGCGTCTTTTTTGGGCATGCCCAGCACATGGACCGGTGCTTCGATGATGTTTTCCAGCGCCGTCATGTGCGACCACAGATTGAAATGCTGGAACACCATCGACAGGCGCGAACGCATGCGTTGCAGTTGCTTGGGGTCGGCAGCCTTGAGCGCGCCGTCCTTGTTTGCCACTAGCTTGAGTTCTTCGTTATTGAGCAGGATCTTGCCCGCATGCGGCTGCTCAAGCAGGTTGATGCAGCGCAGGAAGGTACTTTTTCCCGAGCCACTGGAGCCGATGATGCTGATCACGTCGCCTGCCTTGGCCGCCAGGGACACACCCTTGAGCACTTCGTGACTGCCGTAGCGTTTATGCAGATCTTGGATTTCGAGTTTGTACATGCTGTCGATTCTCACAAAGCAGTCAGTCTTGAGCTAACGCTCAGGGCGAAAAAGTAGCGCAGGCCTCAGTGCTTACGCGGCGCTAGATAGCCAAGCCAGCGGCGTTCAGCCAGCTTGAACAGGCGCACCAGAATGAAGGTCAGGCACAGATAGAAGACGCCGGCGGTGATATAGGCCTCGAACGGCAAGTAATACTGAGCATTG
Protein-coding sequences here:
- a CDS encoding ABC transporter ATP-binding protein is translated as MYKLEIQDLHKRYGSHEVLKGVSLAAKAGDVISIIGSSGSGKSTFLRCINLLEQPHAGKILLNNEELKLVANKDGALKAADPKQLQRMRSRLSMVFQHFNLWSHMTALENIIEAPVHVLGMPKKDALEKAEHYLAKVGVAHRKDAYPGHMSGGEQQRVAIARALAMEPEVMLFDEPTSALDPELVGDVLKVMQALAQEGRTMVVVTHEMGFAREVSNQLVFLHKGLVEESGNPREVLVNPQSERLQQFLSGSLK